The Nycticebus coucang isolate mNycCou1 chromosome 5, mNycCou1.pri, whole genome shotgun sequence genome window below encodes:
- the TSPYL1 gene encoding testis-specific Y-encoded-like protein 1, protein MSSLDGVERTTLPQTLSLTISDGAPRDPDPHQYLRLRDETEATQVMAETGEGSLEAVALPPPQLSEAGVPRNPADCGYIPGIRVSGGRGHVAIRAGQEETLPPTEGLEAATDNIKNGFQWREKALKSCCAEGSWSEAMEGPKVEDLKSGKCATLPAVNEEERAEAEERAVPSEAAVAVVEDAMEVEQKPVGEEVEAVEENRVVEEVKEEAGPWPLNAALRMDPLEAIQLELDTVNAQADRAFQQLEHKFGRMRRHYLERRNYIIQNIPGFWMTAFRNHPQLSPMIRGQDAEMLRYITNLEVKELRHPRTGCKFKFFFRRNPYFRNKLIVKEYEVRSSGRVVSLSTPIIWRRGHEPQSFIRRNQDLVCSFFTWFSDHSLPESDRIAEIIKEDLWPNPLQYYLLREGVRRARRRPIREPVEIPRPFGFQSG, encoded by the coding sequence ATGAGCAGCCTGGATGGGGTCGAGAGGACTACTCTCCCCCAAACCCTCAGCCTCACTATTTCCGACGGTGCCCCAAGAGACCCGGACCCACATCAGTACCTGAGGCTTCGCGACGAAACCGAGGCGACGCAGGTGATGGCGGAGACGGGTGAGGGAAGCTTGGAGGCTGTTGCGCTCCCACCGCCTCAGCTTTCGGAGGCGGGCGTACCACGGAATCCTGCAGACTGTGGCTATATTCCCGGAATCCGAGTCAGTGGGGGTCGCGGCCACGTAGCTATCAGAGCTGGGCAGGAAGAGACTCTGCCTCCCACAGAGGGCCTGGAAGCCGCAACTGACAACATAAAAAATGGCTTTCAGTGGCGAGAAAAGGCCCTAAAAAGCTGTTGCGCAGAGGGGTCGTGGTCTGAAGCGATGGAGGGGCCGAAGGTTGAGGACTTGAAGTCTGGAAAGTGCGCCACCCTCCCAGCAGTGAACGAGGAGGAGAGAGCTGAGGCGGAGGAGAGGGCTGTTCCGTCAGAGGCGGCGGTGGCGGTGGTGGAAGATGCCATGGAGGTGGAGCAGAAGCCAGTAGGTGAAGAAGTAGAAGCGGTGGAGGAAAATCGAGTGGTAgaggaggtgaaggaggaggcAGGGCCCTGGCCTCTGAATGCGGCCCTCCGCATGGACCCTTTGGAGGCCATCCAACTGGAGCTGGACACTGTGAATGCTCAGGCTGACAGGGCCTTCCAGCAGTTGGAGCACAAGTTTGGGCGGATGCGTCGACACTACTTGGAGCGGAGGAACTACATCATTCAGAATATCCCTGGCTTTTGGATGACTGCCTTTCGTAACCATCCCCAGTTGTCCCCCATGATTAGGGGCCAAGACGCAGAGATGTTAAGGTACATAACCAATTTGGAGGTGAAGGAACTCAGACACCCTAGGACTGGCTGCAAGTTCAAGTTCTTCTTCCGAAGAAACCCCTACTTCAGAAACAAGCTGATTGTCAAGGAATATGAGGTCAGATCCTCCGGCCGTGTGGTGTCTCTTTCCACTCCAATCATATGGCGCAGGGGACATGAACCGCAGTCGTTCATTCGCAGAAACCAAGACCTCGTCTGCAGCTTCTTCACCTGGTTTTCAGATCACAGCCTTCCAGAGTCTGATAGAATTGCTGAGATTATCAAAGAGGACCTGTGGCCAAATCCACTGCAGTACTACCTGTTGCGTGAAGGAGTCCGTAGAGCCAGACGTCGCCCAATAAGAGAGCCAGTGGAGATCCCCAGGCCCTTTGGGTTCCAGTCTGGTTAA
- the TSPYL4 gene encoding testis-specific Y-encoded-like protein 4 has translation MVAPAGEKKRGGARSSSRVRLLQRTRNAPSPARLISTKMSGLDGGNKLPLAKTSGLASPDHAPEDLDLNQCQGPREETEATQAMANADGGSSETAAEEDAGRDPVDCGFAFRIRVAGRRGGAATKAGQEDALPSTKSLEAASPSLAANDSQKNGCQRGEPRGPAGQKPLEACGAGVLGSQMMPGKKAKEVTTKKCAISAAEQKEGEAGAVMEEKKVTQREKKVVGGAKEETRSRAPKINNCMDSLEAIDQELSNVNAQADRAFLQLERKFGRMRRLHMQRRSFIIQNIPCFWVTAFRNHPQLSPMISGQDEDVMRYMINLEVEELKHPRAGCKFKFIFQSNPYFRNEGLVKEYERRSSGRVVSLSTPIRWHRGQDPQAHIHRNREGNTIPSFFNWFSDHSLLEFDRIAEIIKGELWPNPLQYYLMGEGPRRGIRGPPRQPVESPRSFRFQSG, from the coding sequence ATGGTAGCGCCCGctggagagaaaaagaggggTGGTGCTAGATCATCTAGCAGAGTGCGGCTGCTGCAGAGGACAAGGAACGCTCCTTCTCCCGCTAGGCTGATTTCTACCAAAATGAGCGGCCTGGACGGGGGGAACAAGCTCCCTCTCGCTAAAACCAGCGGCCTCGCTAGTCCCGACCATGCCCCAGAAGATCTGGACCTAAACCAGTGCCAAGGGCCCCGCGAGGAAACCGAGGCGACACAGGCTATGGCGAATGCAGATGGGGGCAGCTCGGAGACGGCTGCGGAGGAAGATGCAGGCCGGGATCCCGTGGATTGTGGCTTCGCATTCCGCATCCGAGTTGCTGGCAGGCGCGGTGGTGCAGCGACCAAAGCCGGGCAGGAGGATGCTCTTCCTTCCACGAAAAGCCTGGAAGCAGCCTCTCCCTCCCTGGCAGCTAACGACAGCCAGAAAAATGGATGTCAGCGTGGAGAGCCCCGCGGCCCAGCTGGGCAGAAGCCTCTAGAAGCCTGTGGCGCAGGGGTCTTGGGGTCTCAGATGATGCCTGGGAAGAAAGCCAAGGAAGTGACGACTAAAAAGTGCGCCATCTCAGCGGCAGAGCAAAAGGAGGGAGAAGCAGGGGCAGTCATGGAGGAAAAGAAGGTGACACAGAGGGAGAAAAAGGTAGTAGGAGGAGCGAAAGAGGAGACGCGCTCTAGGGCCCCGAAGATCAATAACTGCATGGACTCTCTGGAGGCCATAGATCAAGAGCTGTCAAACGTAAATGCCCAGGCCGACAGGGCCTTCCTTCAGCTGGAGCGCAAGTTTGGCCGAATGCGAAGGCTCCATATGCAGCGCAGAAGTTTCATTATCCAAAATATCCCATGTTTCTGGGTCACCGCCTTTCGAAACCACCCCCAGCTGTCACCTATGATCAGTGGCCAAGATGAAGATGTGATGAGGTACATGATCAACTTGGAGGTGGAGGAGCTTAAACACCCCAGAGCAGGCTGCAAATTCAAATTCATCTTTCAGAGCAATCCCTACTTCCGAAATGAGGGGCTTGTCAAGGAATATGAGCGCAGATCCTCTGGCCGGGTGGTATCTCTTTCCACTCCAATCCGCTGGCACCGGGGACAAGACCCCCAGGCCCATATCCACAGGAACCGGGAAGGGAACACTATCCCCAGTTTCTTCAACTGGTTCTCAGACCACAGCCTCCTAGAATTCGACAGAATTGCTGAGATTATCAAGGGTGAATTGTGGCCCAATCCCCTGCAGTATTACCTGATGGGTGAAGGGCCCCGTAGAGGAATTCGAGGCCCACCAAGGCAGCCAGTGGAGAGCCCCAGGTCCTTCAGGTTCCAGTCTGGCTAA